The following are from one region of the Spodoptera frugiperda isolate SF20-4 chromosome 20, AGI-APGP_CSIRO_Sfru_2.0, whole genome shotgun sequence genome:
- the LOC118282360 gene encoding asparagine synthetase [glutamine-hydrolyzing], translating into MCGIWALFGVSEDLCPLCTESFVTIRHRGPDAWRFEADAREPFAIFGFRRLAIVDGLHGMQPMRLHLYPRTNLICNGEIYNYKRLQTQFKFPYETKCDVEAITHLYHNFGFQKTVKNLDGVFAFCLMDGEKKKICVARDPYGVRPLFEYWDAERGVLGISSEGKGLIKLKQNGNGSATLRQFPPGHYAQWSILEDGKVKLDFIERYTSPGMPPNFIPYVPESELEGKSIEEKTAYLLEAACEKRLMSDRRIGCLLSGGLDSSLIASLVVKLAKKHNLPYKIQTFAIGMGDSPDLIAARSVADYLGTEHHEVQFDENDVKQALDNVIYHLESFDITTIRASLPMYLLSKYIKEKTNTTVVFSGEGADELAQGYIYFRDAPSENVAHEESLRLLSDIYLYDGLRADRTTSAFSLELRVPFLDIQFTHHYLSLDPKLRQPQNGIEKHLLRNSFAKSGLLPDTILWRHKEAFSDGVASVKKSLFTVIGDIIAERSIEENAVYPGVQPKTAESKYYRYVFEKSFPGQHVFTPYYWMPKWVAGVSDPSARFIKHYAAN; encoded by the coding sequence ATGTGCGGAATATGGGCATTGTTTGGTGTAAGTGAAGACTTATGTCCACTATGTACGGAGAGTTTCGTGACAATTCGACACCGCGGCCCCGACGCATGGCGATTCGAGGCCGATGCTCGAGAACCATTTGCGATATTTGGCTTCCGACGACTGGCTATTGTTGACGGACTTCACGGTATGCAACCGATGAGATTACATCTCTATCCTCGTACAAACCTCATTTGTAACGGAGAAATCTACAACTATaaacgtttacaaacacaattcaAGTTTCCGTATGAAACAAAGTGTGATGTGGAGGCTATTACGCATCTGTATCACAACTTTGGCTTCCAGAAAACTGTAAAGAATCTAGATGGTGTATTCGCATTTTGTCTAATGGATggagagaaaaagaaaatttgtGTTGCTCGTGATCCGTATGGTGTCCGCCCGCTCTTCGAATATTGGGACGCGGAAAGAGGTGTCTTAGGAATCTCTTCAGAAGGCAAAGGTCTgataaagttaaaacaaaacgGCAATGGTAGTGCCACGTTAAGACAATTCCCACCTGGTCACTATGCCCAGTGGAGTATATTGGAGGATGGCAAAGTCAAACTTGATTTTATTGAGCGATACACGTCGCCCGGCATGCCGCCAAACTTTATACCGTATGTTCCGGAGTCAGAGCTAGAAGGCAAGAGTATAGAAGAGAAGACAGCTTATCTCTTAGAAGCAGCGTGTGAAAAGAGATTGATGTCAGACAGACGTATAGGATGTTTACTTAGTGGTGGCTTAGATTCCTCACTTATTGCCTCTCTAGTTGTAAAACTTGCTAAAAAACACAACTTGccatataaaatacaaacattcgCTATCGGAATGGGTGACTCACCAGATTTAATCGCGGCTCGCTCCGTCGCCGATTACTTGGGAACTGAACACCATGAAGTACAATTTGACGAAAACGATGTAAAGCAGGCACTGGACAACGTAATCTATCACTTAGAATCGTTTGACATTACTACGATTCGCGCTAGTTTACCTATGTATTTGCTATCGAAGTATATCAAGGAAAAGACTAACACTACTGTGGTATTCAGTGGGGAGGGAGCAGATGAATTAGCACAAGGCTACATTTACTTTAGGGATGCTCCTTCCGAAAACGTAGCACATGAAGAGAGCTTGCGTTTACTCTCCGATATTTACTTGTACGACGGTCTCCGAGCGGACCGAACGACTAGTGCATTCAGTTTGGAGCTCCGTGTACCGTTCTTAGATATTCAGTTTACTCACCACTATCTCAGCCTTGACCCGAAACTGAGGCAACCCCAAAACGGCATAGAGAAACATTTACTTAGGAACAGTTTCGCAAAAAGTGGATTGTTGCCAGACACCATTTTGTGGCGTCACAAAGAGGCCTTCAGCGACGGCGTGGCCTCCGTAAAGAAGTCATTGTTTACTGTTATCGGGGATATAATAGCTGAAAGGTCAATAGAGGAGAATGCCGTATATCCAGGAGTACAGCCGAAGACAGCAGAGTCAAAATATTACCGCTACGTGTTTGAGAAGTCCTTCCCCGGGCAGCATGTATTTACTCCGTATTATTGGATGCCGAAATGGGTCGCTGGGGTGTCCGATCCTTCTGCGagatttataaaacattacgcggCTAACTAA